The Zingiber officinale cultivar Zhangliang chromosome 10A, Zo_v1.1, whole genome shotgun sequence genome contains a region encoding:
- the LOC122028135 gene encoding 36.4 kDa proline-rich protein-like, with product MHTHSLFKRSEWVSPRGLIAMASSNSRVVFIGSMLLVSSLLLPLTSDGAATCPPSSKPKYPKPPRHPHKPPKTKPPVIGKPPYVHPPIGKPPITIPPVIGKPPITVPPVIGNPPVTVPPVIGNPPVTVPPVIGYPPITGPPVIQPPPVGGRTPCPPPPPPLLPPANPPPASCPADSLKIGACVDLLGGLVHIGLGDPVANQCCPLLQGLVELEAAVCLCTTIKLKLLNINIYLPLALQLLLTCGKAPPPGYTCSL from the coding sequence ATGCACACTCACTCTCTCTTCAAAAGGAGTGAGTGGGTGAGTCCAAGAGGCCTCATCGCCATGGCTTCCTCCAACTCTCGAGTCGTCTTCATCGGCTCCATGCTCCTTGTCTCCTCCCTTCTCCTCCCCCTCACCTCCGACGGCGCCGCTACTTGCCCTCCCTCCTCCAAACCTAAATATCCGAAGCCTCCTAGACACCCCCATAAGCCCCCCAAAACCAAACCCCCGGTCATCGGAAAACCGCCCTACGTCCACCCTCCCATCGGAAAACCACCCATCACCATCCCTCCGGTGATCGGAAAACCACCCATCACTGTCCCTCCTGTGATCGGAAATCCACCCGTGACGGTGCCTCCAGTGATAGGAAATCCACCAGTCACGGTGCCACCGGTGATCGGATACCCACCGATAACCGGTCCCCCGGTGATCCAACCACCTCCAGTAGGTGGAAGAACACCTTGCcccccgccgccgccgccctTGCTTCCACCTGCCAACCCGCCCCCGGCGAGCTGCCCGGCGGACAGCCTAAAGATCGGGGCATGCGTGGACCTGCTCGGCGGCCTGGTCCACATCGGCCTCGGCGACCCGGTGGCCAACCAGTGCTGCCCGCTGCTGCAGGGGCTGGTGGAGCTGGAGGCCGCCGTCTGCCTCTGCACCACCATCAAGCTCAAGCTCCTCAACATCAACATCTACCTCCCCCTCGCCCTCCAGCTCCTCCTCACCTGCGGCAAAGCCCCGCCGCCCGGCTACACCTGCTCCCTCTAG